TCCAGGTGAGCGTCGGCCCCACGGTCGCCGACCGAACCGAGCGCGTTCGCGACCGACAGGCGGCGGCCGACGACGTCACCGTCGCGATCGGCGCAATCGACGCGGACGCGACGCGGCTCGACGCCGACGACCGACCCGCCACGCTCGCGGCGCTCGAGGCCGTCCGCGGTCTCGAGGCGTCGCCTGATCACGTCCTCGCGCTCGCGGGGCTCGTGGCCGCCGGCGTCGAACCCGGCGCCGGCGAGAGCGAGTGGGTTCTCGAGACCGCCCGATCGCAGGGCCTGGTCGATCGCCGGCCGGGCGTCGCGGGGCCGACGACCGATCCGGTCGACGGCCTCGCCCACTCGACGCGCCTTCGCGCGCCCTGGTCGGGCGACCTGAGCGCGACGCGGACAGCGCTCGAGGAGCTCGGCGTCGACCTCGCCGCGCCGGAGGAGTTCGACGCGGACGCACGCCGGACGATCGGCTCCGCCGTCGCCCTCGATATCGTCGGCGACGACGAGGCGGTACCGGCCGCGGCCGAGACGGTCCAGCGCGTGCTCCGGCCGTACGCGACGCCCGACGCTCCGTTCGCGACCGTCGGCGGCTACGCGGACGTCCTCGAGGCGACCGCCCGCACCGAACCGGGCACCGGCGCCGCGCTCGCGATGGGCCACGACGCCCGCGAGCCGGCGCTGGACGCCTGGCGCGAGCACGGCCGACGCGCCCACGCGGCCCTCGAGGCCGGCTCGACGGGACGCTACGACGGGCTGTTCGTCGTCGGCGTCGACGACGGCCCCGTCGAAGCGGTCGCCCGGATCGCCGCGGCCTACCGGTCGCCGGAATCGACCGTCCTCGCCGTCGACGACGGCGAGGCGGCGATCGCCACCCGCGGCGGCGAGCCGCTGGGGGCGACCGTCGAGGCGGTCGCGCGCGAACTCGAGGAAGTCGGGATCGAGGGGGTCGCCTACGACGGCGGCCGCCGCCGCGGCTACCTGCGGTACGATCCCGCCGTGGACGAGTCGACGCTCATCCAGATCGTGAGGGACCGACGATGAGTCGGCGCGCGACCATCCGAACGCGCCACGACGACCCCGAACTCGTCGCGCGGGCGCTTCGCCCGGACAACACCGACGAGATGGAGACGGTCGTCGAGCGCGACGGCAACGAGACCGAGACCGAGGGCGCCGTCGTCACGCACATCGAACGCGAGACGACCGGCGGCCTCCACTCGAACGTCGACGACTACGCGGTCAATCTCGAGGTGGCGATCGACGTGGCCCGCTCCGGACGGGACCGACGGGAACAGCGCGAGCAACCAGCGGACGCGGGGAGCGCGTCCGATGCGGACAGCGACACTACAGATACATCATGAGTGAACGATCAGTTTCACGCGCGAAACAGGAGAAGCGGTGGTACACCGTCCTGGCACCCGAACAGTTCGACCGCCAGGAACTCGGCGAAACCCCCGCTGACGAACCGGAAAAGGTCTACGACCGAACCATCGAAACGACGCTGGGCGAACTCAACAACAACGCCAGCGAGAACAACACCAAGCTGACCTTCAAGATCACCGACGTCGGCAGCGACTCGGCGTACACGGAGTTCGTCGAGCACTCCCTGACCCGGGACTACCTGCGTTCGCTGGTCCGACGGGGCGCCTCGAAGGTCGAGGCGTACGTCACCGTCCTCACGACGGACGACTACCGCGTCCAGATCCAGCCCGTCGCCTTCACGACCAAGAAGGCCGACGCGAGCCAGGAGAAGGCCATCCGCAACCAGATGGTCGAGATGATCGAGGAGGCCGCCGCCGAGCGCTCCTTCGAGGAACTCATCGACAGCGTCGTCGAGGGTCGACTCTCCTCGGGGATCTACGGCGAAGCCAAGACGATCTACCCGCTGCGCCGCGTCGAGATCCAGAAGGCCACCCTCGAGGCCCACCCCGAGGAAGTCGCCGAAGAGGAAGCGACCGCGGTCGACGTCGACGAAGACGACGTCGCGGCCGAATAAGCGGCCCCGGATTCGTATCCGGACTCGAGTTTCGCCGCGAATCTCGAGGTTCGCCCGTCGAACCGCAAACCGAGAACCGAGAATCGAGATCGATTTTTTCGCCGTCGTCGAGATACCCGTGGAGTCCTACGAGCGACTGGGTTCGAGTCTGATCCTGCTCGAGTAGCCCGAGGATGAGCGCGAGCAAATCCAGGCGCAGGTGCCCGAGTTCGACGGGCCGTCGATCGAATACGCGTGGCCGCTCTCCGACACCGACTGCGCCGGCACTAGCGCGGCCAGTCGGACTTTCCTCGAGGAAGCGGACGACGATTCGGTCATTCGAAATGCGAACGGTTTCGGCCTCGGATTCGTCGCGGGCGAATCGCTCGCTTCGCCTTCGTCTGAACTCCGAAAGGCATCGCGCTGAGCGGTGCGCCAGTCGGAGACACGTTCGGTGTGCGCGGTTGCCACAACACCCGTTGTAACTATATCAACAAACTGTTATATGCAAGCGGATCGTTCCGGTCTTGCTGTGAACGACCGACTGTCGAATCTTTTTCAATCCGCCGACGACGTCCCGCGTACAGTCCGGACGGCACGCGTCGCAAACGGTATCGCGTTCGTCATCCTCGGTGCGATCTTCGCGACGTGGGCGGTCCGAATCCCGGCCATCGAAACGCTCCTCCGCCTCAGTAAGGCAGACATCGGTATCGCGCTCCTCGGACTCGCCGTCGGAAGCGTTCTGGGCCTCATCGCCAGCGGCGTTCTCGTCGCCCGTTACGGTGCCAAAGCGGTCGTCCGCCTCGCGATCGTCACCTACTGTCTCCTCCTCCCGGTCATCCCCCTTTCGGGAGGTCTGTACTCCCTCCTCGCCGTTCTGGCCGGGTTCGGGTTCGGAAAGGGCCTCCTCGACGTCGCCGCAAACACGCAAGCGCTTCACATCGAACGGGTCTACCCCCGACAGATCATGGGCGGCTTCCACGCGCTCTACAGCGCCGGCGCACTCCTCGGTTCGCTCGTCGGTGCCCTCTTCACCGGCCTCGGGCTGAGCGCACGGGCTCACTTTCTCGTCCTCGCGGCGACCTTCCTCGCGATCGGCCTCGCTGCGAGCGTCTGGCTCCTCCCTCCGGACGAAGACGACGCCGACGAGACGGATACCGAATTCGCACTTCCCTCCAGAGAGATACTCGGATTCTGCCTCATCGGGTTCTGCGCGCTGCTCGTCGAGGGGATCGCGAACGACTGGAGTGCCGTCTTTTTGGAGGGGGCGGCCGGCGCACGTCCGGCGGTCGCGGCGCTCGGATTCGCCGCGTTCGCGCTGGCGATGACGCTCGGTCGGTTCGCCGCCGACCGCGCCGTCGATGCGATCGGCCCCCGGCGGTTCATTCGGCTGACGGTAGCTATCTCCGCCCTCGGAGTCATCGTCACGCTCGTCCCGATCCCACCCGTCGCGCTTCTCGGTTTCGGGATCCTCGGCTTCGGGATCGGCGGCGTCGCCCCGGTCAACCTCAGTCTCGTCGGCCGGGCCGACCTCGAGCGATCCTCGGAATCAGCTGTCGCCGCCGTCTCGACCTCGAGCTACGCCGGCTTCGCAGTCGGCCCGGTCGCAATCGGGCTACTGGCGGACGCCACCTCGCTCCGAATCGCCTTCCTCCCGGCGATCGGCGTTGCCGCCGTCATCGCGACACTGACGTTCACGCTCCCCGGGAGAGGCGGATCATCCCCAGCAGTACGCTCGGACTAGACGGGACGGATATCCGTCGCCTCGGAGAGTTCTTCGACGACGATACGGTCGGCCGCGATATCCTCGATTGCCGCGCCGGGCCCCCCGACGGTGTATCGTGTGTCGTCGGCTTCGAAGACGACGGTGGCCTTCGCCGCGAGTTCGAGCAGCGTCGCGGGAGTTTCGTCGCGTGTACCCGTGTACTCGACGGCGACGAACTCGCCGGAGAGTGAGAGTCGCCGCCCGTCCGCTCTCGACCTCCCGATTACGCGGCCCCGGATCGTCGCGCCGGCGTCGAGGGCGAGTTCGATGCCGCGCACGCAGTCGGTTATTTCGACGAACGTGAACGGGGCCTCAGCACTGCGCGCATCGTGGACGACGTCGTAGACCTCGCGGAGCCGAGTGAGGAAGTACCAGTGGAACGCGTAAGCTGTCGCGTAGTCGTCGACGAGGACTCCGTATTCGTTCGTCCGACGGCCGCGAGTCGCGTAACACGCTTGCTGCCGGTCCGCCAATAGGAGAAACGGGCCCGGAAGTGTCCGTCGCCGGACCTCGTGACTGATCCCCCGAAGCTCCTCGGAAGCCGGCGGCGTCTCCTCGGGTGGAACGAACAGGGACAGATGGATTCGAACGCCGCGCTCGTAGGCCGCTCGAAGCGCGGAGCGGAGGCGCTCGACCTGCGTGTCCGTCGCGGCGAGTTGAAGGTGGTTCTCGGCGTTCGAGACGACCGTTCGGGCGTGGTCGAAGACGGTGCGAAATCGCCGAACGACGCTCACCTCGCCTCCCAGTTCGTCGGGAGCTTCGTAGCGATCCTCGATGGCGTTGATCGCGTTCTCGAACCGGCTGACGGTCGACCGAAGCGAGGAGAGCGCGTCGCTCGGATCGACGGGGTGAGCGGTGAGGGTGTCTCGGTCGTAGAGCGTCACGTAGCCCTCGTCTTCGAGGGATCGCAGAACGTCGTAGATACGCGCTCGCGGCACGGCGCTGGCCGTCGCGAGTTCGCTCGCTGACGACGGCCCGGTTTCCAGTAGCGAGATGTACGCGTCGGCCTCGTACGGCGAAAACCCGGCTTCGTTCAGTATCGTGCGAAGCTCGTCTGACTCCATTCGCGGAATACTCCGTCGTCCAGGTGCCTAACTCTTGAGACGATCCGTCTCGCTACCCGACGTATCCGCCGCGACCTGAATCGGGCGGTACCGATCCGGCGGCCGTTCGTATTCAGCGTATTCGTCGCGACGGCGATCGCGCGGTCGCTGTCCGTTCCGTTACTCGCTCGACCGCTGCCGAACGGTTCACCGCTGCTCTCGCTTTTAACAGTCCGCGTCCCGTACGGCCGCCCATGAGTTCTCGCTCGAGCGAAAGCGACCGCGATCCGTCCGTCCGTTTCGACTACGACCCGGCGACGATCCGCTTCGGCGCCGGTAGCGTCGACGATCTCGAGGCCGAACTCGAGGCTCAGGGTGCAGAGCGCGCGCTGGTCGTCTGCGGCTCGACGGTGGGGGAGACGCCGACAGTGATCGAGCCGGTGAAATCGGGGCTGGGAGACCGGCTGGCCGGCGTGTTCGACGAGACGTCGGCGGCGAAGCGGCTCTCGACGGCGCTGGCGGGGCGCGACCGCCTCGAGGCCGAGGACGCCGACGCGATCGTGAGCGTCGGCGGCGGCAGCAGCCTCGACGTCGCGACGGTCATCAGCGTCCTCGCGGCCAACGGCTACGGCCCGGCGGCCGCCGGCCGGGAACTCGCCGAGACGGGGACGCTTCCGATCCCCGACGAGGGGCTGGTGCCGATCGTCGCGGTGCCGACGACGCTCGCGGGCGCCGACCTCTCGACCGTCGCCGGCATCGCCGCCGATCCCGACGAGGGACCCGTCGACGAGCCGGTCAGCGGCGGCGTCTCCCACCCCGACCTGATGCCCGCGGCGGCGGTCTACGATCCCGAACTGGTCGCGACCACGCCGGACTCGGTCCTCGCCGGCTCGGCGATGAACGGCTTCGACAAGGGTATCGAGACGCTCTACGCCGCCAACGCGACGCCCGTGACCGACGCGACGGCCAGACACGGCCTCGAGAAACTCGAGGACGGCCTCCGGGCGTTCGGCGACGGCGACCGCGACGCGGGGACCTTCGAGACGCTCCTCGAGGGGCTCGTCCTCGTCCAGTACGGCATCTCCCGACCCGGCGAAACGACGCTCTCGATCGTCCACGCCTTCGGCCACGGGCTGACGGCCGGCTACGACGTCCAGCAGGGGGCCGCCCACGGGATCGTCGTCCCGCACGTCCTCGAGTATCTCTTCGAACGGGATGACGTGGACGCACGGGCGGGAATGCTCGCGAACGCGCTCGGCGTCGGCGACGCCGCGGACCGCGGTGCGGCGGTCGTCGAGGCGGTCGCGGAGATTCGGGACGGGCTCGACCTCCCCGCGCAGTTGCGCGAGGTCGACGGCCCCCGTCCCGAGGAGTTCGCCGCCGTCGCGGAGGCGATCCTCGACGACGCGTTCATGGCGAACGCGCCGCCGGGACTCGAGCCGTCGGTCGAGGAGATCGAGAGGATCCTCGAGTCGGCGTGGTAGACGCCGGTTCGTCGGTGCCGGCCGGGCGTTCGAACGAGCGGGCGTCAGGCGTTCGGTTCCGATGCTGACGGATTCGAGGCCGCCGGTGCCGACGACTCGGGCGACTCGGACGATTCGAGCGACGACGGCGGTTCGACGCCCCGACGCGGCGGTCGCAGCCCGTCCTCGAGCGGCGAGCAGAGCCACGCCGCGTAGATCGCCGCGATCGTCGTCCCCGCCGCGACGACGAACAGGACCGCCGGCGCCGCGAGGTGGACGATCCGGAGCACGGAGAGGCCGACCCCGCCGCCGAGAAAAGTGCTCACGGCGACGGTGCGCAGTTGCTCGGGAATCAGCGAGAGGACCCGCTCGCGCCAGTAGACGGCGTAGCAGAACCCACAGAGCGCGCCGAGGACGACGGCGGCCGGGTGCGCCGTCGGTAACGGAACGCCGGTCTCCCGGGTCGCGAAGAAAGCGAATACCGGAAGGGCGACGACGAGTTCGACGAGTTCGCCGCGGCGACCGTCCGGCGTCGTCCACCCGTCCTCGTCGCGGAACCACTCGCGGAGCGAGAGCATCGGTCTCGCTATCGACGTTCGAGCCGTCGTGTTACTAATCTAACGATCGGTCGGTTCTCGAGGTACCGACCGAGTTCGGCCCCGAATAGCGACCCCGGAGCCGCTCACTCCCGAACGACCGGGTCGGGGAACGCCGCGAAGAAGGTCGATCCCTCGCCGGGCTCGGAATCGACCCAGATGTCGCCGCCGTGGCGCTCGACGATCCGCTGACAGAGCGCCAGCCCGATGCCGGTCCCGTCGTACTCCTCGCGGCTGTGCAGCCGTTCGAACACCTCGAAGATCCGCTCCCGTTCCCCGGGCTCGATGCCGATCCCCTCGTCGCTGACCGAGACGATCCACTGCCGCCCGTCCCGTCGGGCCGTGATCTCGACCCGCGGCGGCTCGTCGCCGCTGTACTCGAGGGCGTTCGTCAGCAGGTTCTGAAACAGCTGGTGGAGCTGGTTTCGGTCGCCGGCGACGGTCGGCAGGTCGCCGACGTCGATCTCGGCGTCGGACTCCGCGATCCGGAGTCGGAGATCCGTCAGGACGTCGTCGATCACGGCCTCGAGATCGACCGGTTCGAACGGCTCGCCCCGCGTCTCGATCCGGGAGTACGCGAGCAGGGCCTCGATCATGGCCTTCATCCGCTCGGCGCCGTCGACCGCGAACTCGAGGAACTCCTCGCCGTCGTCGTCGAGTCGGTCGGCGTACCGGTTCTCGATCAGTTGCAGGTAGCTCGAGACCATCCGCAGGGGCTCCTGGAGGTCGTGGCTGGCCGCGTAGGCGAACTGCTCTAACCGCTCGTTGGACTGCTCGAGGCGCTCGATCGTCTCCTCCAAGGTCACTTCGTAGCGCTTGCGCTCGAGTTCGTACCGGACCCACTGCCCCATCAGGTCGAGGAACGTCCGCTCGGACTCGGTGAAGGGCTCCTCCCGGGGCGCAGTCGAGACGAAGAAGAACGTCCTGTCGAGGTCGTCCGCGATCGAGAGCCGCGTGCCGAGGTATGACTCGACGCCGAACTCCTCGTAGGCCGCCGTCCCCTCGAACCCGGTGGCTTCGGGATCGGTGATCGACGCGGTGTCGGTCGCCGCGTCGTCCCCGGTCGCGTCCGTCTCGTCGGCGAACACGCGACAGTAGGTCTCCGAGAGGGAAACCTCGGCGCCCGGTCGGAGGTGCTCGTGGTCGCCGCTGACGGCCTCGACGACGAACCGGTCGGTCTCGGGGTCGATCCGGGCCAGCCCGCCGAGCTCGAGGTCGAACCGGTCGCAGCCGAGTTCGAAGACGGACTGGAGCTTCTCGTCGAACGACCGGTCGGGATCGGACGCGATCTCATACAGGCGGCGCTGGGCGCGCTCGCGTTCCTTGCGCTCGCTGATGTCGCGGACGATCGCGAGCATGCACGGTCGGCCGTCGACCGTGATCTTCGACGCCGAGAGCTCCGCCGGAATCGGCTCGCCCTCCTTCGGGAGACAGCTCAGCTCGTCCGTCCAGCCGGCCCCCTCCTCGAAGACGGTGTCGACGAACTCGCGGAACGCCTCCATCTCGTGGGGATGGCAGGCCGACGGCCCGAGCTCGAGCAGTTCCTCGCGGGAGTAGCCCAGCATCTCACAGCCCGCCGGGTTGGCCTCGAGGATCTCGTCGGCGTACGGGTCGTTGATGAAGATCGCGTCCTGGCTGTGCTCGAAGATCTTCCGGAACCGCTCGGTCGCGCGCTCGAGGGCCGCGTTCCCGACCGTCCGCTCGCGCAACGTGGTCGTCATCCGTTCGACCTCGCGAGCGGGGCGATCCGGGCCGAAGAACTCCGCCGGAGGCGTGTAGTAGACGTTCCGTGAGACGACGCCGTCGTGGACGAGCAGCGGGTGCGTGCGGATCACCTCGTGGACGACGTCGGCGGGGAATCGCTCGCGGTTGTACTGACAGCAGACGGCGTACGGCTCGCCCTCGTAGATCGAGTTGAGAATCGCCTCGTACTCGACGAGGTGATCGAGGTCGGTATCGCCGTCGTTCAGGGCCCACGTCATCTCGGCGGTCGCCCGGATACCCGTGAAGTCGTCTTCCTCGGTCGCCTCCGCGAGCGACTCCTCCCAGAACCGCACCATCGCGTTGCGGTCGAACTCGCCGGTCCGACGGTAGGTGTCCGCGGGCGTCACCACCGAGAGCGCGCCCGACTCGAGGGCGTCGTCGACGTCGATGCCGTACTCCCGCATCGCCGACAGGACGTCGGCCCTGTCGTTCTCGTCGGCGATATAGAGACAGCGCTCGCCGCGCTCGAGCCCGCGGCGGACGAAGGGAATCACGGCGCTGAACTGCTCGTCGCGGTCCTCGTAGAGGAGCGCGACGTGATCGGTCGAATCGTCGTGATCGTGATCGGACTCGTCAGGGGACTCGACCCGCCCGTGAAACGCCGGATTCTCCCGGGAAGACTCGAGATCGGAACCGATTCCGAGCGCCGGCGATCGCTGGCGGTCGTCGCGATTCGCCCGCTGGTTCATTGGTACCTACTACTCGCGGTCGCCCATAAAATATGAGGGGCGCGTTTCGAAGTGAACTATCGTTCAGTAACGCCCGCGGAAACCGTTCACTCGTCCACGTACGACGGGCGCTCGGCGTACTCGATCGGATCGCGAACGCCGATGTTCCGGAACGCCTGCAGGCGGAACGCGCAGGCGTCGCAGGTGCCACAGGCCGGCTCGTTCTCGCGGTAACAGCTCCAGGTGTGTTCGTAGGGGACCTCGAGGTCGACGCCGCGCTCGGCGATATCCGTTTTCGACCACTCGACGAACGGCGCTTCGATCGAGATGTCGGTCTCGGGTTTGGTCCCGACGTCGACCACGTTCTCGAAGGCCTCGAAGAACTCGGGACGACAGTCCGGATACCCCGAGAAGTCCTCGCTGTGGGCGCCGATGAAGACCGCGTCGCAGTCGTTGGCCTCGGCGTAGGAGACCGCCATCGCGAGCAGGTTCGCGTTCCGGAAGGGAACGTACGACGTGGGAATCTCGTCGCTCTCCATGTCGGCGTCTTCGACGGCCATTTCGTCGTCGGTCAGGCTCGAGGCGCCGATCGCCGAGAGGTGACCGGTCTCGATCCGCAGGAAGTCCGCGGCGTCGAGTTCGTCGGCCAGTCGGCGGGCGCACTCGAGTTCGCGGTCCTCGGTGCGCTGGCCGTAGGAGGTGTGCAGGGCGTAGATCTCGTAGCCCCGGTCGCGGGCCTCGTAGGCGGCGGTAGCGCTGTCCATCCCTCCCGAAAGGAGGACGGCGGCGCGTTTCTCGGTCGATTCGTCTCCGTCGGTTGCGGTGGTCGCGTCGGTCATCGTAGTGCTCGTGGTCGAACGGTCGTCGGTCGCTACGTCTCGGGCGCGTCGTTCCAGAGGTCGACGTGGAGCCGCGGGGTGTACCGGAAGCCGTGCTCCATCGCGAGGTCGGCGACGCGGGTGCGGGTCTCCGCGAGGCGCTCTCGAGTCGCTCCCTCGGGCATCAGGAGGACGTCGTCGTCGCGGATCGGCACGTCCGCGACGTCCCGGAGCTCCGCGAGCAGGTCGAGGATCTCCGGCATATCGTCGCCGTCGGTGACGACGAACTTCAACTGGAACTCGTAGTCCTCGACGAGCCCGGCCAGCGTCTCGAGGTCGATCCGGTCGCGCTCGTGGCGCTCGGCCCACCGCTCCGCGTCGGCCTCGTCGGCGTCGGCGGGCGCGCGCTCCGGCGTCGGCGTGCTGCTCTCGAGCTTCGGGCTGATCGAGGCGAGGTCGATCGGCGCGTCGCGGTGGATCGTCCCGTTGGTCTCGACGGTGGTGTGGTACCCCCGATCGTCGAGCGCCTCGAGCAGCGCGACGCTCTCCTCGTGGATCAGGGGCTCGCCGCCCGTGAGCACGACGTGGTCGGCGTCGTGGGACTCGATCTCGGCGAGGATCTCCTCGAGGCCGAGCCACGCGTGGGTCGGCTCCCAGGAGGTGTGGTAGGAGTCGCAGAACCAACACCGGAGGTTACAGCCGCTCGTGCGGACGAACACCGACGGGACGCCGGCGAGGGTGCCCTCGCCCTGCAGCGAGTAGAACAGTTCGTTGATCGGGAGGCCGTCGTCGGGACGCTCACCGCGGGTTCCCGCACCGTCTCGAGCGTCGGCACCCTCGTCCTCGCCGTCCCGGTCGACGGAGTCGGAGACCGGCATCTCAGAACCGGCCGCCCCCGCAGAGTTCGCTGGTCTCGTTGACCTGCACCCGGACGTCCGAGACGTTCTCGGGGAGCGCAGCCACGAGTTTCCGTTCCAGGAGCACGCTCATCACCTCCGCCGTCGGCGGGTGCTCGAGGACGACGACCGCGTCGCCGTCGCCCGAGGCCTCGAAGGCCTCGATCAGCGGATCGCCCGCCTCGAGGAGGAACCGGTGATCCCACTCGTCGATGACGTCGGTAATATCTCCCTTGTCGGCGACCCAGCCTTCCGCGGCGAGCTCGCCGACGACGGTGACGGCGACCTCGTAGTTGTGGCCGTGCGGGCGCGCGCACTTGCCGTCGTGGTGGCGGATCCGGTGGCCGGTACTGATCCTGATCGGTCGGTCGTGGCCGACCCGGAGGACGCGTTCGGTGCCGGCGACGGGGTCCTGCTCGCGGCTCGCGGCGTCGCCGCTCGCTCCCGCCGAGGTCTCGTCGGTCGCGGCCGCTGGATCGGGTCCGTCGGACGGTTCGGTCATACCACAGTATTCCCGCGGGATTACTTAAGGATGACCGAACCGTCGACGGCGATCCGTTCGGACGACCGTCTACTGACGTCGACTCGAGTCACGGAGTAAAACGAACGTTCGACTCGTCGGTCGAGTCCGACCGACGTCTCCCATCCCTGGTTCGATTCGTCGATCCTCGGTCGCTCGAAACGGTTCGGCTAGTCCCTGAGCTGGTCTTGCAGTCTGTTCTTGGCCTCCGTTCGACGCTTTTGAGAGAGCTGCGGGCGATCCTTCGAGAAGTCGACGTCGATCTCGTCCAAGGTTCGCCGGTAGATATTCGTGCGTCGTCCCTCTTCGGAGAGCTGTCGCCCCTCGCAGGTCAACAGTCCGGCGTTGACGAGTTCCTCGATGCGCCGATAGCACGTCGCGATCGGAATCTCGATGTCCTCGCTCAAGGCCTGTGCCGACTTCGGTGTTCCCGCGGCGCAGAGGATCTCTGCGCTGTACTTGT
This portion of the Haloterrigena gelatinilytica genome encodes:
- a CDS encoding serine/threonine-protein kinase, translated to MATDSRSAEPPSAPAAEAIGSAGFVHLVARADGDALAASGLLARALADRGTPFQVSVGPTVADRTERVRDRQAAADDVTVAIGAIDADATRLDADDRPATLAALEAVRGLEASPDHVLALAGLVAAGVEPGAGESEWVLETARSQGLVDRRPGVAGPTTDPVDGLAHSTRLRAPWSGDLSATRTALEELGVDLAAPEEFDADARRTIGSAVALDIVGDDEAVPAAAETVQRVLRPYATPDAPFATVGGYADVLEATARTEPGTGAALAMGHDAREPALDAWREHGRRAHAALEAGSTGRYDGLFVVGVDDGPVEAVARIAAAYRSPESTVLAVDDGEAAIATRGGEPLGATVEAVARELEEVGIEGVAYDGGRRRGYLRYDPAVDESTLIQIVRDRR
- a CDS encoding iron-containing alcohol dehydrogenase family protein, translating into MSSRSSESDRDPSVRFDYDPATIRFGAGSVDDLEAELEAQGAERALVVCGSTVGETPTVIEPVKSGLGDRLAGVFDETSAAKRLSTALAGRDRLEAEDADAIVSVGGGSSLDVATVISVLAANGYGPAAAGRELAETGTLPIPDEGLVPIVAVPTTLAGADLSTVAGIAADPDEGPVDEPVSGGVSHPDLMPAAAVYDPELVATTPDSVLAGSAMNGFDKGIETLYAANATPVTDATARHGLEKLEDGLRAFGDGDRDAGTFETLLEGLVLVQYGISRPGETTLSIVHAFGHGLTAGYDVQQGAAHGIVVPHVLEYLFERDDVDARAGMLANALGVGDAADRGAAVVEAVAEIRDGLDLPAQLREVDGPRPEEFAAVAEAILDDAFMANAPPGLEPSVEEIERILESAW
- a CDS encoding MFS transporter, which encodes MNDRLSNLFQSADDVPRTVRTARVANGIAFVILGAIFATWAVRIPAIETLLRLSKADIGIALLGLAVGSVLGLIASGVLVARYGAKAVVRLAIVTYCLLLPVIPLSGGLYSLLAVLAGFGFGKGLLDVAANTQALHIERVYPRQIMGGFHALYSAGALLGSLVGALFTGLGLSARAHFLVLAATFLAIGLAASVWLLPPDEDDADETDTEFALPSREILGFCLIGFCALLVEGIANDWSAVFLEGAAGARPAVAALGFAAFALAMTLGRFAADRAVDAIGPRRFIRLTVAISALGVIVTLVPIPPVALLGFGILGFGIGGVAPVNLSLVGRADLERSSESAVAAVSTSSYAGFAVGPVAIGLLADATSLRIAFLPAIGVAAVIATLTFTLPGRGGSSPAVRSD
- a CDS encoding 7-carboxy-7-deazaguanine synthase QueE gives rise to the protein MPVSDSVDRDGEDEGADARDGAGTRGERPDDGLPINELFYSLQGEGTLAGVPSVFVRTSGCNLRCWFCDSYHTSWEPTHAWLGLEEILAEIESHDADHVVLTGGEPLIHEESVALLEALDDRGYHTTVETNGTIHRDAPIDLASISPKLESSTPTPERAPADADEADAERWAERHERDRIDLETLAGLVEDYEFQLKFVVTDGDDMPEILDLLAELRDVADVPIRDDDVLLMPEGATRERLAETRTRVADLAMEHGFRYTPRLHVDLWNDAPET
- a CDS encoding MEDS domain-containing protein, with the translated sequence MNQRANRDDRQRSPALGIGSDLESSRENPAFHGRVESPDESDHDHDDSTDHVALLYEDRDEQFSAVIPFVRRGLERGERCLYIADENDRADVLSAMREYGIDVDDALESGALSVVTPADTYRRTGEFDRNAMVRFWEESLAEATEEDDFTGIRATAEMTWALNDGDTDLDHLVEYEAILNSIYEGEPYAVCCQYNRERFPADVVHEVIRTHPLLVHDGVVSRNVYYTPPAEFFGPDRPAREVERMTTTLRERTVGNAALERATERFRKIFEHSQDAIFINDPYADEILEANPAGCEMLGYSREELLELGPSACHPHEMEAFREFVDTVFEEGAGWTDELSCLPKEGEPIPAELSASKITVDGRPCMLAIVRDISERKERERAQRRLYEIASDPDRSFDEKLQSVFELGCDRFDLELGGLARIDPETDRFVVEAVSGDHEHLRPGAEVSLSETYCRVFADETDATGDDAATDTASITDPEATGFEGTAAYEEFGVESYLGTRLSIADDLDRTFFFVSTAPREEPFTESERTFLDLMGQWVRYELERKRYEVTLEETIERLEQSNERLEQFAYAASHDLQEPLRMVSSYLQLIENRYADRLDDDGEEFLEFAVDGAERMKAMIEALLAYSRIETRGEPFEPVDLEAVIDDVLTDLRLRIAESDAEIDVGDLPTVAGDRNQLHQLFQNLLTNALEYSGDEPPRVEITARRDGRQWIVSVSDEGIGIEPGERERIFEVFERLHSREEYDGTGIGLALCQRIVERHGGDIWVDSEPGEGSTFFAAFPDPVVRE
- a CDS encoding KEOPS complex subunit Pcc1 — its product is MSRRATIRTRHDDPELVARALRPDNTDEMETVVERDGNETETEGAVVTHIERETTGGLHSNVDDYAVNLEVAIDVARSGRDRREQREQPADAGSASDADSDTTDTS
- a CDS encoding 6-pyruvoyl trahydropterin synthase family protein — its product is MTEPSDGPDPAAATDETSAGASGDAASREQDPVAGTERVLRVGHDRPIRISTGHRIRHHDGKCARPHGHNYEVAVTVVGELAAEGWVADKGDITDVIDEWDHRFLLEAGDPLIEAFEASGDGDAVVVLEHPPTAEVMSVLLERKLVAALPENVSDVRVQVNETSELCGGGRF
- the queC gene encoding 7-cyano-7-deazaguanine synthase QueC is translated as MTDATTATDGDESTEKRAAVLLSGGMDSATAAYEARDRGYEIYALHTSYGQRTEDRELECARRLADELDAADFLRIETGHLSAIGASSLTDDEMAVEDADMESDEIPTSYVPFRNANLLAMAVSYAEANDCDAVFIGAHSEDFSGYPDCRPEFFEAFENVVDVGTKPETDISIEAPFVEWSKTDIAERGVDLEVPYEHTWSCYRENEPACGTCDACAFRLQAFRNIGVRDPIEYAERPSYVDE
- a CDS encoding TrmB family transcriptional regulator — translated: MESDELRTILNEAGFSPYEADAYISLLETGPSSASELATASAVPRARIYDVLRSLEDEGYVTLYDRDTLTAHPVDPSDALSSLRSTVSRFENAINAIEDRYEAPDELGGEVSVVRRFRTVFDHARTVVSNAENHLQLAATDTQVERLRSALRAAYERGVRIHLSLFVPPEETPPASEELRGISHEVRRRTLPGPFLLLADRQQACYATRGRRTNEYGVLVDDYATAYAFHWYFLTRLREVYDVVHDARSAEAPFTFVEITDCVRGIELALDAGATIRGRVIGRSRADGRRLSLSGEFVAVEYTGTRDETPATLLELAAKATVVFEADDTRYTVGGPGAAIEDIAADRIVVEELSEATDIRPV
- a CDS encoding 30S ribosomal protein S3ae yields the protein MSERSVSRAKQEKRWYTVLAPEQFDRQELGETPADEPEKVYDRTIETTLGELNNNASENNTKLTFKITDVGSDSAYTEFVEHSLTRDYLRSLVRRGASKVEAYVTVLTTDDYRVQIQPVAFTTKKADASQEKAIRNQMVEMIEEAAAERSFEELIDSVVEGRLSSGIYGEAKTIYPLRRVEIQKATLEAHPEEVAEEEATAVDVDEDDVAAE